In Campylobacter mucosalis, a single window of DNA contains:
- a CDS encoding WG repeat-containing protein has translation MKSKILATALTFCPLVADDVKSLQIRNYEFLIQKGDEFFIVNKMGEILSQPVALKYDKTSPFNDGVSLVMDENLNYGYVDKNGKTIIEPKFYQAGYFSQGLAAVSLGGKFGYIDKSGKFVIKPEFLAANTFSEGLAGVVKDDKYGFIDKSGKFVIEPKYDDAWLFSEGFAAVGVDEKYGFIDKNGNYLIQPKYQSVSEFKEGFARVCDERCGFIDKSGKVVIDLKFEWANSFSDGLAAVKVDNKWGFIDKSGKMVIKPKYTQVGDFSEGFASVNTEITKKERVGILGNIRIIVLCSFIDKSGKEMIEFRQMCWTGEFKNGIARAERVDEHGYHKKGYINTRGEFVIEPVFNQTQDLSENRGWIDYKKFMFLIDENANFVQKK, from the coding sequence GTGAAAAGTAAAATTTTAGCCACCGCTTTGACGTTTTGTCCGCTTGTTGCAGATGATGTTAAATCGCTTCAAATTAGAAACTATGAGTTTTTGATACAAAAGGGCGATGAGTTTTTTATAGTAAATAAAATGGGCGAAATTTTATCGCAACCAGTCGCGCTTAAATATGACAAGACCAGTCCATTTAATGACGGCGTTTCGCTTGTAATGGATGAAAATTTAAATTACGGATACGTTGATAAAAACGGCAAAACAATAATAGAGCCAAAATTTTACCAAGCTGGGTATTTTTCGCAAGGACTAGCCGCTGTAAGTCTTGGTGGTAAATTTGGCTACATAGATAAGAGTGGTAAATTTGTGATAAAGCCAGAATTTCTAGCTGCCAATACATTTAGTGAGGGCTTAGCTGGTGTAGTTAAGGACGATAAATACGGCTTTATAGATAAAAGTGGTAAGTTTGTCATAGAGCCAAAATATGATGATGCGTGGCTGTTTAGCGAGGGGTTTGCGGCAGTTGGGGTTGATGAAAAATACGGCTTTATAGACAAAAATGGCAATTATTTAATCCAGCCAAAATATCAAAGCGTTTCTGAATTTAAAGAGGGCTTTGCTAGGGTTTGCGATGAGCGTTGTGGATTTATTGATAAAAGTGGCAAGGTTGTTATAGATTTGAAATTTGAGTGGGCAAATAGTTTTAGCGATGGACTTGCGGCGGTTAAGGTTGATAACAAGTGGGGCTTTATAGATAAAAGCGGTAAAATGGTCATAAAGCCAAAATATACGCAGGTTGGGGATTTTAGCGAGGGTTTTGCCAGTGTAAATACTGAAATTACAAAAAAGGAGCGTGTCGGGATACTTGGCAACATTAGGATAATCGTGCTTTGTAGCTTCATAGATAAGAGCGGCAAGGAGATGATTGAGTTTAGGCAGATGTGCTGGACTGGCGAATTTAAAAACGGCATAGCAAGGGCTGAGCGTGTAGATGAGCACGGCTATCATAAAAAGGGCTACATAAATACTCGTGGCGAGTTTGTAATAGAGCCAGTATTTAACCAAACGCAAGACCTTAGTGAAAATCGTGGTTGGATAGACTATAAGAAATTTATGTTTTTAATCGACGAAAATGCAAATTTTGTGCAAAAAAAGTAG